A window of Halobacillus naozhouensis genomic DNA:
CGACTTTAACCTTTGCCTTGTGATTTTCCCAATCAATTGACTCAATGAAACCAAATCCTCTAGCAGGGAACTTCGGATCATCCTTGACGGTCAGGACTACGAAATCCCCTTCGGACAACGTCAGCTTCTCCGTATCTTTGAATGCATAACGATCCAGCATCACTAAGCGTGATACTCCACTATGAGTTAAGTGCATATCTGATGTTATTTCGTGCACTTGATCAAATTGACGGATATCCGCGTTCAGCCGTTCCACATTCAACCTTGATGGCGTGTTACCTGTGGTTGTTGTCTGCATGTCTACCTCTCCTTTTCACCCTTTAACTACTTTTATGCTGCATGTCTAAAACTCATTGAATTAATCTCTATAGGTAACATACCACACCCACAAAAAGTTAATCAATATATTGTATTCGAATTAAGAATATTTCTCCATATATTGTGTTTCGATCAAGTTTAAGTCATTTTGTCAATCTAATAATTTTGCAAAATCAAAAGAAAAATAAAGCTAAGAAGAGAATGTTCCCCTTTTTTTATAACTCATAAACTTTTTCCTCTGTTGCATCCACCGAAATTCAAAAAATGCCTAGACAAACGGATTGAATTCGATAACATGCCCAAATATTTTTTATTTTAAATTCATCGGCTATAAAAATTCTTTGAAAACCGACGCATTCCACCATATAATAGATAAGGGAAGAGGGGGTATATAGAGTATGGAACTTTGGATATTAATAGGTGGCCTTGTCATCTTAATTGCATTCGGTGTATTCCGGTTTATCAAAGCAAATAAAGTACTGACCACATTAACGGAAGACGAATTCCGACAAGGATACAGAAAGGCACAACTGATTGACGTTCGCGAACCTAAAGAATTCGATGGCGGCCATATTTTAGGCGCAAGAAACATTCCTTTATCTCAAATGAGAAATCGTCTCGTTGAAATCCGAAAAGACAAGCCTGTTTATTTCTATTGTCAAAATGGCACACGCTCATCAAGAGCTGCTCTGATGTTAGATAAAAAAGGATATCAAGACCTTAATCAACTTAAAGGCGGCTTTAAAAAATGGACAGGTAAAATAAAAGTGAAAAAATGAGTAAAGGACGGCGCCCTGTAAAAATAAGGGGCCGTCCTCTTTAAGTTATACTTAAAATACAAATCCAGATATTAAAAACAGAACTGAAGCTATACCAGCTGCCATTAATGCATACGGAAGCTGTGTATTAATATGTTCCATATGTTCTACGTCAGCACCAACTGAAGACATGATACTTGTATCAGAAATAGGTGAAGAATGATCCCCAAATGCTCCGCCTGAGAGGACCGCTGCAGCTGCAAGGAATGGGTCTCCTCCTGTTGCGATCATCAGCGATACACCAATCGGCATCATAATGGCCCAGGTTCCAAATGAGGTTCCCATCGAGAAAGCCACAAATCCCGAAATAATGAAAATGGCTACTGGGATAATACTATTTGGTATGACACCCGCTGCCACTTCCTTAATATATAGAGCAGTTCCAATCCCTTCCGGGGCTCCAGCCCGCATAATGTCCCCTAATGTCACAGCCAAAATAATAATGACTCCACCAAGGATAACGGTCTTACTTCCTTCAAATAATTCATCCAGAAATTCATGTGCCGACATCAGCTTTTTCGAAGTATACTTAATAAAAGCAATTACGATTCCTATGGAAAAGCTCAAGATTAACATTTTATTTCCATTAAGAGGAACAGTAGGAACATCGACAAAGTTAGTAACTGTATAATTCCATAAGCCTAAGAATACGAGAATAGCAACAGATACCCCAAGTGGAAGAACCATATCCGAAACGGTTCCGTTAAGTGAGCTTTTTTCGGAGGAAGATTGGTTATTTTCTTCCTTCGCCGCAGCGATCTCACTTTGTGCATTGATCCCCTTTTTAGCTCTCTCTTCCGCTCTTTTCATAGGACCAAAATCCTTAATTTTACCAGCTGCATACAGATACACTATAATTAAAATAACAATATTATAGAAGTTATAGGGTACCGTCTTGGCTATTCCCATAATTGGATCCTCTACACTTGGTATATTATCTACCATTAACGCCCCCATAAAGGCCACCCATCCCGAGATAGGAACAAGCACATTAATCGGTGAAGAAGTAGAGTCCAGAAAAAAAGCAAGCTTCGCACGAGAAATATTCATTCTGTCATAAATTGGCCTAAATACCGTTCCAGTCGCCAAGGAACTAAAGTATGCACTAGTAAATAAAGAGCTACCCATCACGGCCGTCGAAAGTTGCGCACCCTTTTCACCTCTCACCTTTTTGGAAAGCCATTTACCAAAAGCGTAAGCTCCTCCAGATTTGTTCAGAACTCCTATAAATGCCCCTAGAAGAAAAACAACAATGATAAGTTCTGCACGACCTGCTCCCTTCACCAGTCCCATTCCTCTTATCCCTGCTTCGGGATCTGCAGGGTGACCTGCGATAGCACCAAACATATTAATAATCGAAAAAATAATTGCATGAATAACCCCATTATTCTGAATGTCCATCATCATCGTTCCTATTAATATACCTGCTAGCAAAGAAGGAACAACCCTTTTTGACCATATCGCTAAAGCCAAAGCCAAAATCGATGGCAACAAGGAAAATATTCCGAAATGATCCATGAAAAAGACCCCTTTCTCTATATTCGTTTCCGAATAATTTTAATTGTTCGAAAACTCAGTTCAAATTATAGTAAAAGGATAGGCTTGTTCACAGAGAAAAGAATGAAAAAAATGGACGACACCGAACTAGTGGCTACTTCGTATACCAGCGATAAAGTTTCTTAGGGCGGCCAACCTTCTGGTGACTCTCTATCAGTTTGACCTTTCCCTCCTCAAGCAATTGCATTAAGTATCGATACACCGTAGGATAGGCTAGACCAATATCTTTAGATAGCTGATCAACAGACTGTGGCTCACTATGCTGAGTAAGGAAGTCAGTAATATGGGACATTGTCTTCTTGCTAATCCCTTTTACACTGTAAACATCTTCTTCTGAAGCATGAAAATCTTTAATGTTCGAAAGCTGAACGTGTATTTGGATACGAGATATGATGTCAGGAGCTTTAACCGGTTTTAAGGCAAAGTCTGTTGCACCGGCCTCGAGAAAAGCGTCAGCTACCTCCTGACGTTCGTCAACAGTCAAAACTAGAATCGGAATGTGACTATTCATTTGGCGTAACTTTTTAACCGCTTGTAACCCATCCATTTCCGGCATGTGGTAATCCACTAATACGATATCATAGGCATCATCCAGAAACATTTCCATTCCTTCACGTCCATTTTCTGCTAAGCTGGATTCCCATCCAGCATAGTTAGCTATTTCTCTTAACATATACCTTAATGACTCATCATTATCGATGATTAGAATCTTCATAGCGTACACTCTCCTCTAGTACAGTAATCCAAAACGTTGTTCCTGCATCAATGCAAGTTTCTATTGATAAATCAGCCTCATGCTCTTCGACGACATTTTTCACAAATGTTAACCCTACTCCCGGATGGGCTTTAGTGCTATATCCCGGCTCCCATATATTATTCTGTTCCCGCTTTGAAATTCCTCTGCCGTTGTCTTCCACCCCCAATAAAACGTTTTGGCCCTCTAGTTTGGAATGGATCGTTACTCGGGGGTTCGATACCTGCCCGACAGCATCAGAAGCGTTATCAATTAAATTTACCATAGCTCTCGTCATACGAATCTTATTAATATAAATTTCAACATCTTTGTCGGCAAGTAAATTAAATTCATAGGATGTTTCCGAATTAGAAAGTTTGTTTTGGCGTACATAATTAATCAAGGAATCGAGTGTGCACCAATTTTTACTCTTTTGATTCAATATTTCAGATACCATGCTATTTGTTGATTGAATCGAAGTGGATATACGCCTTGTGTATTCTTTAATGTCCTCGTCCGTTGTCTTCATTTCAATAAGTGAATTCAGTCCTTCCATTAAAGCAAGCGGTGTCTTTATATCATGAACAAGGTGAAGAGCCTCTCTGCCAGACCTGGATTCGACTATCTCTCCGTGCGCAATCCTGAGGTCCTGTGTCATCTGCCACTTTTGTTCCGAAACAGTCAGATAGATAGCTAGTGCTAAAGCATTCACCATAAAAACCGTACAAAGAACGAGACTATAAAAAGACAAAACTCCTCCGAATTGCAGTTCTAAGGCTATGTCTTTGACTTGGGTAGAGATGGGGCCACCTCCAAAACCAAACACCGTTAGGAAAATGACCATATCAAGCCACTGAAATCCAAACAACAGCTGAACTAAAACAAATGATTTGAATACGGGGCGCAGCCGGCCTTTCCCTATCAAATTTAGTAAAATAATCGACAAAAGCAGCAACAAGGCTGGACCGCCAAAGTCGTAGTTCAATGGATTATATAGATTAATGATTATATAGACAAGCGGGATAATTAGAAGAGGAATCACTACCTTCATCCATTTTTTCTGAAAGTGGTAGCTCAATTCGTCACCAAGAAGAAGCGCACCTATATAATGGGGCAGCGCCCGAAGGGTATTTAACATGACCAGCACAAAGACGGTAATCATCAATGTACTTGCGGAGGGGTTCCTATTCAATTCATCTAGTAACGATGTTAAGCCTACTTCATCCGCACCTATCCAGAGCGGCATTGTAATCCCTATAACAATCAACAAAATTTTGATTAGAATACTTTTATTTCGTAACCATAGATGATCCATTCAGATCCCTCCTTCGAGAAAAATATGAAAAATAATTGTTTTTATTTTTATAGGTATGAAACACTTTAATTACTGCCTCTTTGCAGTCGTTTTTAACAATTCAATTTATCATTTTATACCCATTCCCGTCGAGTGAACAGGAGGATTTTTTAATGGATACATTAATAAAGCAAGCAAGAAATTTTAGTAATGAACTAACCGAATGGAGACGTTGTTTACATGAGCAGCCTGAAACTGGCTTTGAAGAGTATCATACTTCTCAGTTTGTTCAAGAAAAATTAAAGGAACTTGGCTATGAACCAGAAATCATCGCTAAAACGGGAGTTGTGGCTGTACTAAAGGGACAACATCCTGGTCGTACAGTCGCTCTAAGAGCAGATATGGATGCACTACCTATACCTGACGAGAAGACAACAGCCTATGCTTCAAAGATAGAAGGTAAAGCTCATCTATGCGGGCATGACGGACACACCACAATGCTAATCGGCGCTGCGCGGTTGCTAAAAGATAACCCTCCTGAAAAGGGAACGATTAAATTTATCTTTCAACCAGCTGAAGAAGGGTTGTTTGGAGCGCAGGCGATGATTGAAGAAGGCGTATTGGAACACCCAGAAGTCGATGTTATGGCTGGGTTGCATGTTAACCCGGATATAGAAACAGGACAAGTCACTTGTGCTCAAAGTGAGGCTTGTGCTGCCGCTGACTTCTTTAATTTAGAGATTATTGGCTCA
This region includes:
- a CDS encoding response regulator; translated protein: MKILIIDNDESLRYMLREIANYAGWESSLAENGREGMEMFLDDAYDIVLVDYHMPEMDGLQAVKKLRQMNSHIPILVLTVDERQEVADAFLEAGATDFALKPVKAPDIISRIQIHVQLSNIKDFHASEEDVYSVKGISKKTMSHITDFLTQHSEPQSVDQLSKDIGLAYPTVYRYLMQLLEEGKVKLIESHQKVGRPKKLYRWYTK
- a CDS encoding sensor histidine kinase produces the protein MDHLWLRNKSILIKILLIVIGITMPLWIGADEVGLTSLLDELNRNPSASTLMITVFVLVMLNTLRALPHYIGALLLGDELSYHFQKKWMKVVIPLLIIPLVYIIINLYNPLNYDFGGPALLLLLSIILLNLIGKGRLRPVFKSFVLVQLLFGFQWLDMVIFLTVFGFGGGPISTQVKDIALELQFGGVLSFYSLVLCTVFMVNALALAIYLTVSEQKWQMTQDLRIAHGEIVESRSGREALHLVHDIKTPLALMEGLNSLIEMKTTDEDIKEYTRRISTSIQSTNSMVSEILNQKSKNWCTLDSLINYVRQNKLSNSETSYEFNLLADKDVEIYINKIRMTRAMVNLIDNASDAVGQVSNPRVTIHSKLEGQNVLLGVEDNGRGISKREQNNIWEPGYSTKAHPGVGLTFVKNVVEEHEADLSIETCIDAGTTFWITVLEESVRYEDSNHR
- a CDS encoding rhodanese-like domain-containing protein is translated as MELWILIGGLVILIAFGVFRFIKANKVLTTLTEDEFRQGYRKAQLIDVREPKEFDGGHILGARNIPLSQMRNRLVEIRKDKPVYFYCQNGTRSSRAALMLDKKGYQDLNQLKGGFKKWTGKIKVKK
- a CDS encoding Na+/H+ antiporter NhaC family protein, which gives rise to MDHFGIFSLLPSILALALAIWSKRVVPSLLAGILIGTMMMDIQNNGVIHAIIFSIINMFGAIAGHPADPEAGIRGMGLVKGAGRAELIIVVFLLGAFIGVLNKSGGAYAFGKWLSKKVRGEKGAQLSTAVMGSSLFTSAYFSSLATGTVFRPIYDRMNISRAKLAFFLDSTSSPINVLVPISGWVAFMGALMVDNIPSVEDPIMGIAKTVPYNFYNIVILIIVYLYAAGKIKDFGPMKRAEERAKKGINAQSEIAAAKEENNQSSSEKSSLNGTVSDMVLPLGVSVAILVFLGLWNYTVTNFVDVPTVPLNGNKMLILSFSIGIVIAFIKYTSKKLMSAHEFLDELFEGSKTVILGGVIIILAVTLGDIMRAGAPEGIGTALYIKEVAAGVIPNSIIPVAIFIISGFVAFSMGTSFGTWAIMMPIGVSLMIATGGDPFLAAAAVLSGGAFGDHSSPISDTSIMSSVGADVEHMEHINTQLPYALMAAGIASVLFLISGFVF